The Sphaerisporangium siamense genome includes the window CGTCGCGGGTGACGCGCACGACGCGGGTCTCGGCCTTGCCGTAGCGGTTGGGTCCGAGGACGACGGCCATGGCTAGCTCCCGCGGTAGGTGGAGTAGGCGAACGGGCTGAGCAGCAGGGGGACGTGGTGGTGCTCGCCGGGGTCCTCTACGGCGAAGGTGACCACGACCTCGGGGTAGAAGGTGCGCACCCCCCTGCCGGCGAAGTAGGCGCCGGTGCGGAAGACCAGGCGGTGGACGCCCGCGCCGGGCTCGCCGTCGGGCAGCCAGTCGTTCAGGCGCCCGTCCTCGCCGGTCACCCCCTCGGCGATCAGGCGCTCGCCCCGGTGGAGGCCGACGGCCACGCCGCGGGCGGGACGGCCGGTACTCGCGTCCAGCACGTGGGTGGACAGGCTCATCGGGCCTCCCCCGCCGGGTCCGTGGTCAGCCGGGCGACGCGCAGGCGGGTGATGGCGGCCAGCTCCTCCTTGACGACGGCGCGCTCGGCCTCGGCGTCGTTGCCCAGCCGGGCCTCCAGCCGGTCCAGCATCGCGGCGGCCGTCAGCCCGGTGGCGCAGACCAGGTAGACGTGGCCGAACCGCTCCTCGTACCGGGCGTTGCCCGCGGCGAGGCCGGCCAGCACCCGCCGGTCGGCCCCGGCGGCGCCGGACTGCTCCGCGCGCGACCAGGTCGCCGCGCGGGACGGTCCGCCGGCCGGCTCGCCGACGCGCGGGTGGGCGGCCAGTGCCTCCAGGACGTCCGGCCAGGCCAGGGCGCGGACGGCGGCGTCGGCCGCGGCGGTGAGGGCGGCCTCGTCGCCGTAGGGCCGGCCGGCGGCGACGGCGCGGGCGAACGCGCGGGAGGCGCAGCAGGCCAGCAGTTCACGCTCGGCGCGCGGCGGGCTGAGCGCGTTCAGGCCCGCGAGGCCGGGCGTCACCTTCGGCATGGCAGCAAGTAGATCGCCGGGGGCGGGCCCGGTCCATCCGCAGGAGCTCCCAAGCGGGCCAACGCTCGGCCAGGACTTTTCGTGTCATGCTCCAAGAGCGTGCGGCGACACCGGGGGAAACCGCTGGTCGGGGGCGGATCACCGGGTGGACTCCCCTAAGCTGTGGGCCACCATGACCACACCTTCCACTCCTTCCCCGGCCCCGGCCACCCCGCTGATCGGCGGCCACGTCCTGGTGGCCGGCGGCCTCGCCACGGGCGGCCTGAAGTACGCCGCCCAGATCGAGGCCGAGGTCGTCCAGGTCTTCGTGACCAACCCGCGCGGCTGGGCGCTCGCCGAGGGCAAACCCGCGGAGGACGCCGCGCTGCGCGAGTCGCCTCTGCCGGTGTTCATCCACACGCCCTACCTCGTCAACGTGGGCTCGCCCAGCCCCGACGTGCTGGAGAAGTCGCTGACGTCGATCCGGCACGCGCTGCGGCGCGGCGTGGAGACCGGCGCGCTCGGCGTGGTCGTGCACACCGGGTCGGCGGTCAGCCGGTCGCGGGAGGAGGCCCTGCTGCAGGTGCGCGAGCATCTGCTGCCGGTGCTGGAGGAGATCCCCGACGACGGCCCCGACCTGCTGCTGGAGCCGATGGCGGGCCAGGCCAACATGCTGTGCGCCACCGTGCAGGAACTCGGGCCGTACCTGGAGGCGCTGGAGTTCCACCCGCGCGCCAACGTGTGCCTGGACACCTGTCACGCCTTCGCCGCCGGGCACGACCTGGCCGCCCCCGGCGGGGTGGCGCGGATGATGGACGCGCTGCACGCCATCGCCCCGGGGCGGCTGAAGCTGCTGCACGCCAACGACTCCAAGGACCCCTGCGGGTCGGGGCGCGACAGGCACGAGAACATCGGCGCCGGGCAGATCGGCGCGGCGGCGTTCGGCGAGCTGATGCGCCACCCGGTCGCCGCCGGAGTGCCGCTGTGCATCGAGACCCCCGGCAAGGTCGAGGGCCACCACGCCGACATCCTGCTCCTGAAGAGCCTCCGCGACGCCGCCTTCGCCTGAAGCCCCTGCCGGAAGTCCTGGCCGGAAGCCTTGCCGGTCCGCGGACGGCCGGTGGCGGGGTGCTCGCCTGGGTGATCCGGCCGCCCCCCTTGGGCCGGATCACCGCGTCGACCTGGACGCCGAAGGGCGACCACCCCGCCACGCCGCGGCCGCCGGGCCCTACCCCCCGGTGAGGGCCCGGCGGCGGTGGGCGGCCGCCTGATTCGCGCGTGGGTACGGAAGACAGGCGGGCGCCGTGGGTCCGCGTAGCCGGGATCCGCCCGTCCCCGCGGGCGAGCTCTCCGGTTACGCAGTGTGGCCTGGTGACGCGGATGACATTACGCTGGGTCATCGGCGGCACGGGGGCCGCTTCGCCCCCCTCTCGCCGAACGGCTCGCGGCCCGCGCCGTACGGATCGCCCGTCCGCGACGAGCGGCGCGCCGACGTCGCCGAACGGCGCGCAGGGGGCTCGCCACCAGGCCAGGCCGCCTGTGCGGGCGGTCCGCCGCGGGGGGGGCTAGGGGTGCCCTGGCCCGTCCTCCGGCCCGTCGGGCGGAGGGAGGGACGGGGGGCTGGGCGGAGTGGGCGGGGCGGGGCGGAACTGCCGCACGAGCTGGTCGCGGACGCGCCGGGCGTGCCGCCGGCTCACCGGCAAGGTGGTGGCGCCGACGCGCAGCACCATCCGGCCGTCGTCGAAGCGCATCTCGGTGATGTGCCGGGCCGACACGAGCGTGCTGCGATGCACCCGGATGAACCCCGAGGCCGCCCAGCGGCGCTCCAGGGCCGCCAGGGACATGCGCACCAGGTGTGTGCCCTCGGCGGTGTGCAGGCGCACGTAGTCGCCGCTGGCCTCGGCGTAGGCCACGGCATGCTGGGGGACGAAGCTGGTGCGCCCGCTCAGCTCCACGGGGATCACATCGTCCATGGGCGCCTCGGCGGCCTGCGTGCCGTAGGTCGCCGACTCCACCCGCCGGACGGCCTCGGCGACGCGGTCGGGGCGCAGTGGCTTGAGGAGGTAGTCCACGGCCTCCAGTTCGAAGGCCTGCACCGCGCGGTCGTCGTGCGCGGTGACGAACACCAGGCGCGGCGGGCTTGGGAACGCGCCGATGAGCCGGGCCAGGTCGAGGCCGTCGAGGCCGGGCATGCGGATATCGAGGAACACGCAGTCCAGCCGCTCCCCCGCGCCGATCATCGCGACCATGTCCTGCAGCGCGGCGACCCCGTCCGAGGCCGTCAGGACCTCCTCGACGCGATCGTCCCGCCGGAGAAGGTAGGCGAGTTCGGAGAGCGCGTGCACCTCGTCGTCGACCGCCAAGACACGGAGCATGGCACACACGGTGCCGCCACGACCGGCCCCCGGGCAAGACCCATCTTCACGCGGCGTAGTCGTTCAGCCGTGTTTAGTCATGGCTTGGCCGCATTTTCGGCACCCGCATGCGGACGGTGGTGCCCTCACCGGGGGCGGTGTCGATGGTGAGGCCGTAGTCCTGGCCGTAGATCTGGCGCAGCCGCACGTCGACGTTGGCCAGGCCGATGCCGCCGCCCTCACCGCTCGGCGGGCCGCCGTGCAGCATCTCGCGCACCCGGCACGGGTCCATGCCGGCGCCGTCGTCCTCGACGGTGATGTGCACCTCGCCGCCGGCGTCGCGCACGACGACGTTGACCTCGCCGGTGCCGCCCCGGCGGCGGATGCCGTGGGTGATGGCGTTCTCGACGATGGGCTGCAGGCACAGGAACGGCACGGGGACGGGCAGCACCTCGGGCACGACGTCCACGGCGAAGCGCAGCTTCTCGCCGAAGCGGGCACGCTCCAGCAGCAGGTAGCGGTCGACGCAGGTCAGCTCGTCGGACAGGGTGGTGAAGTCGCCGGCGCGGCGCAGGGCGTGGCGGGCGAAGTCGGCGAAGTCCAGCAGCAGCTCGCGGGCGTGGTCGGGCTCGGAGCGGGTGAAGGAGGCGATCGTGGTCAGGGAGTTGCACACGAAGTGCGGCGAGATCTGGGCGCGCAGGGCGCGCGTCTCCGCCGACAGGGCGCGGCGGCGCGTGGCGTCGAGCTCGGCCAGTTCGAGCTGCCCGGACGCCCACTGGCCGACCTCGGTGGCGGCGCGGACGAGCGCGGCGTCCACCTCGGCGTCGTAGGCGGCGAGCGCGCCGATGACCCGCCCGTCGACGGTCAGGGGGACGACGACGGCGCCGCGGACGGCGCAGTCCTCGGCCTCGCAGAACAGCTCGTCGCCGGCGACCAGGTAGGGCCGGCCGCCCGCCAGGACGCCGTGGACGTGGCCGAGCAGGTCGCGGGTGTGCTCCTCGCCCGGGGGCTCGGTGTCGCCGTCCCAGGCCAGGAGCTGGTCCAGGGAGGTCACGGCCAGCGCGGAGGACCCGACCAGCGCGCGCAGGTGGCGCACGGCCCTGCGCGCCGCGTCGCGGGCGAGGCCGGCGCGCAGGTAGGGGGCGGCCATGGCGGCCTCGTGGAGCGTCGCGAAGGCGTCGTCCCGCGAGGCGCCACCGCGCGCCACGGCGCCGCGGCGGCCGAGGACGTAGGCGAGCAGCCCGCTCAGGGCGCACAGCAGCGGCCAGCCGGTGTCGAGCATGCCGGCAACCGTAATGGGTCACCTAACGTGATCGTGCCCGAACTACGAAGGACCGTCGCCGGCGTCCTCCTGGTAGGAGTAGCGCTGCTCGCGCCACGGATCGCCCACGTTGTGGTACCCGCGCTCCTCCCAGAACCCGCGGCGGTCCTCGATCATGTACTCGACCGCGCGCACCCACTTCACGCTCTTCCACGCGTACAGGTGCGGGACCACGATGCGCACGGGGTGGCCGCGCTCGGAGCTCAGCGGCTTCTCGTCCAACTCGGTGGCGAAGAGGGTGGAATCGCGCGCGAAGTCGGACATGCGAATGTTGGCGCTGTAGCCGTACTCGCCCCAGATCATGACGTGGCTCACGCCCTCGGCGGGCGGCGCGGCGCGCATCAGGGTGGCCGCCGAGACGCCGCGCCACTCGTTCCCCATGAGCGAGAACTTGGTGACGCAGTGGAAGTCGGCCAGGACC containing:
- the uraD gene encoding 2-oxo-4-hydroxy-4-carboxy-5-ureidoimidazoline decarboxylase; translation: MPKVTPGLAGLNALSPPRAERELLACCASRAFARAVAAGRPYGDEAALTAAADAAVRALAWPDVLEALAAHPRVGEPAGGPSRAATWSRAEQSGAAGADRRVLAGLAAGNARYEERFGHVYLVCATGLTAAAMLDRLEARLGNDAEAERAVVKEELAAITRLRVARLTTDPAGEAR
- a CDS encoding deoxyribonuclease IV codes for the protein MTTPSTPSPAPATPLIGGHVLVAGGLATGGLKYAAQIEAEVVQVFVTNPRGWALAEGKPAEDAALRESPLPVFIHTPYLVNVGSPSPDVLEKSLTSIRHALRRGVETGALGVVVHTGSAVSRSREEALLQVREHLLPVLEEIPDDGPDLLLEPMAGQANMLCATVQELGPYLEALEFHPRANVCLDTCHAFAAGHDLAAPGGVARMMDALHAIAPGRLKLLHANDSKDPCGSGRDRHENIGAGQIGAAAFGELMRHPVAAGVPLCIETPGKVEGHHADILLLKSLRDAAFA
- a CDS encoding histidine kinase, whose amino-acid sequence is MLDTGWPLLCALSGLLAYVLGRRGAVARGGASRDDAFATLHEAAMAAPYLRAGLARDAARRAVRHLRALVGSSALAVTSLDQLLAWDGDTEPPGEEHTRDLLGHVHGVLAGGRPYLVAGDELFCEAEDCAVRGAVVVPLTVDGRVIGALAAYDAEVDAALVRAATEVGQWASGQLELAELDATRRRALSAETRALRAQISPHFVCNSLTTIASFTRSEPDHARELLLDFADFARHALRRAGDFTTLSDELTCVDRYLLLERARFGEKLRFAVDVVPEVLPVPVPFLCLQPIVENAITHGIRRRGGTGEVNVVVRDAGGEVHITVEDDGAGMDPCRVREMLHGGPPSGEGGGIGLANVDVRLRQIYGQDYGLTIDTAPGEGTTVRMRVPKMRPSHD
- the uraH gene encoding hydroxyisourate hydrolase, coding for MSLSTHVLDASTGRPARGVAVGLHRGERLIAEGVTGEDGRLNDWLPDGEPGAGVHRLVFRTGAYFAGRGVRTFYPEVVVTFAVEDPGEHHHVPLLLSPFAYSTYRGS
- a CDS encoding LytR/AlgR family response regulator transcription factor gives rise to the protein MLRVLAVDDEVHALSELAYLLRRDDRVEEVLTASDGVAALQDMVAMIGAGERLDCVFLDIRMPGLDGLDLARLIGAFPSPPRLVFVTAHDDRAVQAFELEAVDYLLKPLRPDRVAEAVRRVESATYGTQAAEAPMDDVIPVELSGRTSFVPQHAVAYAEASGDYVRLHTAEGTHLVRMSLAALERRWAASGFIRVHRSTLVSARHITEMRFDDGRMVLRVGATTLPVSRRHARRVRDQLVRQFRPAPPTPPSPPSLPPPDGPEDGPGHP
- a CDS encoding molybdopterin-dependent oxidoreductase, translated to MPDPSEEDRLPPGQHVPRGRPVIHYGRVPQFRPERWSLLVFGATASGEEARFGWPEFSALPRVTVLADFHCVTKFSLMGNEWRGVSAATLMRAAPPAEGVSHVMIWGEYGYSANIRMSDFARDSTLFATELDEKPLSSERGHPVRIVVPHLYAWKSVKWVRAVEYMIEDRRGFWEERGYHNVGDPWREQRYSYQEDAGDGPS